From one Gimesia sp. genomic stretch:
- a CDS encoding type II secretion system F family protein, translating to MFKARASMKSLAMLCRSLSTMLESGVPITKSFQLAGRKLGNRRMQESVKEITVELKAGNDVTSALKLQGNYYPELMINMVSVAEQSGGLPEVLKALSEHYDQLLNLRKNFVRLIAWPVFQFVAAIMVIALMILVLGLIANARGGEAIDVLGLGLSGPSGALIWLTCTFGSIFVLFVAYQVMDRLWGGKRFFHSLFLRIPVVGNCMRSFAIARFSWAFALTQQAGMNILDSVEASLKATGNGAFIAAIPQVNAAVNDGVDLTDALAGTQLFPEDYIQMVHVGETSGTVPETLERLSPRFQEDAQRSLAALAAVLGWLIWAMVAAFIIFVVFRIAFWYLGIINDALEQI from the coding sequence ATGTTCAAGGCACGTGCCTCAATGAAGTCTCTGGCGATGCTGTGTCGTTCCCTGAGTACGATGCTGGAATCCGGTGTGCCGATCACAAAAAGCTTTCAGCTGGCCGGGAGAAAACTGGGGAATCGGCGGATGCAGGAGTCCGTGAAAGAGATCACCGTTGAGTTGAAGGCCGGGAACGATGTGACGTCGGCGCTTAAGCTCCAGGGAAATTATTATCCAGAACTGATGATCAATATGGTCAGTGTGGCGGAACAGAGTGGCGGCCTGCCCGAAGTGCTGAAAGCCTTGTCGGAGCATTATGACCAGCTGCTGAACCTGCGAAAGAACTTCGTGCGGTTGATTGCCTGGCCCGTCTTTCAGTTTGTGGCGGCGATCATGGTCATCGCGCTGATGATTCTTGTGCTGGGTTTAATCGCCAATGCGCGAGGTGGTGAGGCGATCGATGTGCTCGGGCTGGGACTGTCCGGTCCCAGCGGCGCTCTGATCTGGCTGACCTGTACGTTCGGTTCGATTTTTGTACTGTTTGTCGCGTACCAGGTGATGGATCGGCTCTGGGGTGGGAAACGCTTCTTTCATAGCCTGTTTCTGCGCATTCCCGTCGTGGGCAACTGCATGCGGTCGTTTGCGATCGCCCGCTTCTCCTGGGCGTTCGCGCTAACGCAGCAGGCCGGGATGAATATTCTGGACTCAGTGGAAGCCAGTCTCAAAGCGACTGGTAATGGAGCGTTTATTGCTGCGATCCCTCAGGTCAATGCAGCCGTGAATGATGGGGTGGATCTGACCGACGCCCTGGCGGGAACGCAGCTGTTTCCTGAAGATTACATTCAGATGGTGCATGTTGGTGAGACTTCCGGGACGGTGCCTGAGACACTGGAGCGGTTGAGTCCCCGCTTTCAGGAAGACGCGCAGCGCTCCCTGGCTGCCCTGGCGGCGGTGCTGGGCTGGTTGATCTGGGCGATGGTGGCCGCTTTTATCATCTTTGTTGTGTTCCGCATCGCTTTCTGGTATCTGGGGATTATCAACGATGCGTTGGAGCAGATCTGA
- a CDS encoding SDR family oxidoreductase: MDFLKLAGKRILVFGVANRKSVAYQTGKVLEEAGAEVIYVVRSEARKESLSKLLKDAPIYICDVEHQQEIDQLQADISQKYDVIHGLVHSIAFADYSAGWLPFHETPRAAFLQAVDISCFSLIAVCNAFKELLDPEQGSVVTISISTTRMAAENYGYMAPVKAALDSSVCFLAKSFSNFSQVRFNAVCPGLLKTSASAGIPGYVDSYLFAEKATLRKSAVQTSEVADTVAFLISPRSSGINSQGIVIDAGMGTNYFDNQIISEQST, translated from the coding sequence ATGGATTTTTTAAAGTTAGCGGGAAAACGGATTCTCGTATTTGGAGTCGCCAACCGTAAAAGTGTCGCTTATCAGACGGGAAAGGTCCTGGAGGAAGCAGGCGCCGAAGTGATTTACGTCGTTCGCTCGGAAGCCCGCAAAGAATCGCTGTCCAAACTTCTGAAAGACGCACCGATCTATATCTGTGATGTTGAACATCAACAGGAAATCGATCAGCTCCAGGCGGACATCAGCCAGAAATACGATGTTATCCACGGCCTGGTCCACTCCATCGCGTTTGCAGATTACTCAGCCGGCTGGCTTCCGTTCCATGAAACACCCCGCGCCGCTTTTCTGCAGGCAGTCGATATTTCCTGTTTCTCCCTGATCGCAGTTTGTAATGCATTCAAAGAGCTGCTCGATCCAGAGCAGGGGAGTGTGGTGACGATTTCGATCTCCACCACCCGCATGGCGGCGGAAAATTACGGCTACATGGCTCCCGTGAAAGCGGCCCTCGATTCCTCGGTCTGCTTTCTGGCCAAGTCGTTCTCGAACTTCTCGCAGGTTCGCTTTAATGCCGTCTGTCCCGGTTTACTGAAGACGTCCGCCTCCGCAGGAATTCCCGGCTATGTGGACAGCTACCTGTTTGCTGAAAAAGCCACTTTAAGAAAGTCAGCCGTCCAGACTAGTGAAGTCGCAGATACCGTCGCCTTCCTGATCAGTCCCCGTTCCTCGGGTATCAATTCGCAGGGAATCGTTATTGATGCCGGTATGGGCACCAACTATTTCGATAACCAGATCATCTCAGAGCAGTCGACCTGA
- a CDS encoding EF-hand domain-containing protein gives MKMNRIVTACALGMAVFSWSSATQAEEGKKGQRPNREEILKKFDKDGDGKLNEEERSAARAARGEKGGQGFNREEFMKKFDKNGDGKLDENERKAAREAREKMGQRGPRMSREELVKKFDKDGDGKLSEAERQEARKAMGGRRPGFDREAMLKKFDKNGDGKLDDAERQAARAEMMKNRGKGAGGKGKAKGKGQKKN, from the coding sequence ATGAAAATGAATCGGATCGTTACTGCGTGTGCACTGGGTATGGCTGTGTTTTCATGGAGCTCTGCAACGCAGGCTGAAGAGGGGAAAAAAGGACAGCGCCCCAACCGTGAGGAGATCCTCAAAAAATTCGATAAAGACGGCGATGGCAAGCTGAATGAAGAAGAGCGTTCGGCTGCTCGGGCTGCCCGTGGTGAAAAGGGTGGTCAGGGTTTCAACCGCGAAGAGTTCATGAAAAAATTTGACAAAAACGGTGACGGCAAACTGGATGAAAACGAACGCAAAGCTGCTCGCGAAGCCCGCGAAAAAATGGGCCAGCGTGGCCCGCGCATGAGCCGTGAAGAACTGGTGAAAAAGTTCGACAAAGACGGCGATGGGAAGCTCAGCGAAGCTGAACGTCAGGAAGCTCGCAAAGCGATGGGCGGTCGTCGTCCCGGGTTCGATCGTGAAGCCATGCTCAAGAAATTCGACAAGAATGGCGACGGCAAACTGGATGACGCAGAACGCCAGGCCGCACGGGCAGAAATGATGAAGAACCGTGGTAAAGGTGCCGGTGGCAAAGGGAAAGCCAAAGGCAAAGGACAGAAGAAGAATTAA
- a CDS encoding glycosyltransferase family 9 protein: protein MNTTDPLARLNQIEAQRICIIKPSALGDVVQTLPILPVLRQRFPNARISWVVRDSFANLLEGHPCLDEIIPFQRRSSAGQWWQFLKSLNKQKFDLVIDLQGLLRTGIMTAATRAPWRVGIEAAREGSHLTCNLTIPDTGRYVPAWLKYWRVADAFGQGKLKRTTDIYLSEDDQNWAQKKLYCPEYPLPTLAIHAGAQWITKRWPPESFAAVGAKAIRRFRCQVVLVGTSAERELTGHIEKLLQKFVPTGRVINLAGETTLKQLAAVLQQSDFVLTNDSGPMHLAAGLGTPVTGIFTCTSALRSGPPGDKHELVSTNVSCGGSYNKRCPKRGPQNLCCMEELEVSRVWQALHRLITREAVERTPKAA from the coding sequence ATGAACACAACCGACCCGTTAGCACGATTGAATCAGATTGAAGCGCAGCGGATCTGCATTATCAAACCCAGTGCCCTGGGTGACGTCGTGCAGACACTCCCCATCCTGCCGGTCCTGAGGCAACGGTTTCCCAATGCCCGCATCTCCTGGGTCGTCCGAGACAGCTTTGCCAATCTTCTGGAAGGACATCCCTGCCTGGATGAAATCATTCCCTTCCAGCGACGCAGCTCAGCAGGACAGTGGTGGCAGTTTCTCAAGTCACTCAACAAACAGAAATTTGATCTGGTCATCGATCTGCAGGGCCTGCTCCGTACCGGCATCATGACTGCCGCCACCCGCGCTCCCTGGCGGGTCGGTATCGAAGCAGCCCGCGAAGGTTCACACCTCACCTGTAACCTGACCATCCCCGATACGGGACGCTATGTCCCAGCCTGGCTCAAATACTGGCGCGTCGCTGATGCCTTTGGACAGGGAAAGCTGAAACGCACGACTGACATCTATCTCTCCGAAGATGACCAGAACTGGGCACAGAAAAAACTGTATTGCCCTGAGTATCCTCTGCCGACTCTCGCGATTCACGCGGGCGCGCAATGGATCACCAAACGCTGGCCTCCGGAAAGCTTCGCTGCGGTCGGTGCCAAAGCCATCCGTCGCTTCCGCTGCCAGGTTGTCCTGGTGGGAACCTCTGCGGAAAGAGAACTGACCGGCCATATCGAAAAACTGCTGCAAAAGTTCGTCCCGACCGGCAGGGTCATCAATCTGGCAGGGGAAACAACGCTCAAACAACTCGCCGCGGTGCTACAGCAATCCGACTTTGTCCTCACCAATGATTCCGGTCCCATGCACCTGGCTGCCGGGCTCGGTACCCCTGTCACCGGCATCTTTACCTGCACCAGTGCACTTCGCTCCGGACCGCCGGGAGACAAGCACGAACTTGTCTCCACGAATGTCAGCTGTGGCGGCAGCTATAACAAACGCTGCCCCAAACGCGGACCACAGAATCTGTGCTGCATGGAAGAGTTGGAAGTCAGCCGCGTCTGGCAAGCCCTGCATCGCCTGATCACACGCGAAGCAGTTGAAAGAACGCCGAAAGCAGCCTGA
- a CDS encoding protein kinase: MTDESNEQSEQVEVLNQYLDFLQRQDDASCQSLRAVNPELKPLMACLDSLERLAPQSDSDPESVELGPDDATLPVSPHASRQAPPLLAREFGNYELLEELGRGGMGIVYKARQKDLNRVVALKTILSNQFASEDEVRRFYLEAQAAGRLQHANIVAIHEVGQHLGQHYFTMDFIGGGSLASPDFRPLSQVAPDNYYEVASLMQQVAEAVEYLHSKEIIHRDLKPSNILIDEAGQAYVTDFGLAKLYDGLPGGSGTDARTQTGMIVGTPGYMSPEQAAGQLDQFSTRSDIFCLGIILYELLTGVSPFKHSSPLDSLVAVIEGEPALPHSHNRNIPRSLELVCLKCLEKDPALRYQSARELAADLERFIAGEPLQAQPAGMIQKFQRWFRRKPALVSRLSAILLAVGIIQTVYSTQGVDLNYHLRIMSLFGLWGALVVFFQFGLDHFPNKKRVRYCWSAADVALLTGLLMLADAPIGILLIGYPMLIVSSGLFFYVRLVLFTTVLSLLSFAVLVLARSELVELWQYPVIYAMVLAILGMITAYQIYRVRVLSRYYELRRP; this comes from the coding sequence GTGACCGACGAGTCGAATGAGCAATCTGAGCAGGTAGAAGTACTGAATCAGTACCTGGACTTCCTGCAGCGTCAGGATGATGCCAGCTGTCAGAGTCTGCGTGCAGTCAATCCCGAGTTAAAACCACTGATGGCCTGTCTGGATTCCCTGGAGCGTCTCGCGCCTCAGTCAGACAGTGATCCCGAATCGGTTGAGCTGGGGCCCGATGATGCGACGTTGCCAGTTTCTCCCCACGCATCCCGACAGGCGCCCCCCCTGCTCGCGCGGGAGTTCGGCAATTATGAACTGCTGGAAGAGCTGGGACGCGGCGGGATGGGCATCGTCTATAAGGCACGCCAGAAAGATCTGAATCGGGTCGTGGCACTGAAAACGATCCTCAGTAATCAGTTTGCATCCGAAGACGAGGTCCGTAGGTTCTATCTGGAAGCCCAGGCCGCTGGTCGATTGCAGCACGCGAATATTGTCGCGATTCACGAAGTGGGCCAGCATCTGGGGCAGCATTATTTCACCATGGACTTTATTGGCGGAGGTTCACTGGCGAGTCCCGATTTTCGCCCGCTTTCCCAGGTGGCGCCGGATAATTATTACGAGGTCGCCTCACTCATGCAGCAGGTTGCCGAGGCGGTCGAGTATCTGCATTCCAAGGAGATCATTCACCGCGATTTAAAACCGTCGAACATTCTGATCGATGAAGCGGGCCAGGCTTATGTCACCGATTTTGGTCTGGCGAAACTCTACGATGGACTGCCGGGTGGCTCAGGGACCGATGCCCGCACACAGACGGGCATGATCGTGGGGACTCCGGGCTACATGTCACCCGAACAGGCCGCGGGGCAACTGGATCAGTTTTCCACGCGGAGTGATATCTTCTGTCTGGGTATTATTCTGTATGAACTTTTGACCGGCGTATCTCCGTTCAAACACAGCAGTCCGCTCGATTCGCTGGTGGCGGTAATTGAAGGTGAACCTGCACTCCCCCATTCGCATAACAGAAACATTCCCCGTAGTCTGGAACTGGTCTGTCTGAAGTGTCTCGAGAAGGATCCCGCATTACGCTACCAGTCGGCCCGCGAACTGGCGGCGGATCTGGAACGGTTCATTGCTGGAGAACCTCTACAGGCACAACCTGCCGGCATGATTCAGAAATTCCAGCGCTGGTTCCGTCGCAAGCCGGCACTGGTATCGCGGCTCTCCGCGATCCTGCTGGCAGTCGGAATAATTCAGACCGTGTATTCTACGCAGGGCGTTGATTTGAATTATCACCTGCGGATCATGTCGCTGTTTGGTCTGTGGGGCGCACTGGTGGTGTTCTTTCAGTTTGGTCTGGATCACTTTCCGAACAAAAAACGGGTGCGTTACTGCTGGTCTGCGGCGGATGTTGCGCTGCTGACGGGACTGCTGATGCTCGCCGATGCGCCGATCGGGATCCTGCTGATTGGATATCCGATGCTCATTGTCTCATCTGGACTGTTCTTTTACGTCAGGCTCGTGCTGTTTACCACGGTGCTTTCACTGCTCTCGTTTGCTGTCCTGGTACTGGCCCGATCCGAACTGGTAGAGTTATGGCAGTACCCCGTCATCTACGCTATGGTGCTGGCGATTCTGGGAATGATCACGGCTTATCAGATTTATCGGGTCCGCGTGTTAAGTCGCTACTACGAGCTGAGGCGCCCTTGA
- a CDS encoding sigma-70 family RNA polymerase sigma factor, translating to MPQSQFEELIQRTRAGDRSAENELLEKCRAYISLVARAQIEGWMRTKFDASDLVQQTLLEAHQGLSRFEGETEAEWLGWLRGILNHNTLDFARRYQGAAKRDVKREFSIDRAGQQPEASGQMKWELPDQAETPSRILLNREQEIQVADAVSRLPPDYQEVIMLRNLQRLSFKEVAERMQRSPGAVQMLWLRALNQLQELLEQV from the coding sequence ATGCCTCAGTCACAATTTGAAGAGCTGATTCAGCGTACGCGTGCCGGCGATCGCAGTGCCGAAAATGAACTGCTGGAAAAATGCCGCGCTTATATCTCGCTGGTTGCCCGCGCTCAGATTGAAGGCTGGATGCGTACCAAGTTCGATGCCTCTGACCTGGTGCAGCAGACGCTGCTCGAAGCACACCAGGGGCTTTCCCGTTTCGAGGGAGAGACCGAGGCGGAATGGCTGGGCTGGCTGCGGGGTATTTTAAATCATAACACGCTGGACTTCGCCCGGCGTTACCAGGGGGCCGCCAAGCGTGATGTGAAACGTGAGTTTTCCATTGATCGCGCTGGTCAGCAACCAGAAGCCTCTGGTCAGATGAAGTGGGAGTTGCCAGACCAGGCGGAGACGCCGAGCCGGATTCTGTTGAACCGGGAGCAGGAGATTCAGGTTGCTGACGCGGTCAGTCGGCTCCCCCCTGACTACCAGGAAGTGATCATGCTTCGCAATCTGCAGCGACTGTCGTTCAAAGAGGTTGCCGAGCGGATGCAGAGGAGCCCCGGTGCCGTACAGATGCTCTGGTTGAGGGCACTGAATCAACTGCAGGAACTGCTGGAACAGGTTTGA
- a CDS encoding rhomboid family intramembrane serine protease, with protein sequence MGIESRDYLRHESEGNYRSFNMSSGGWAIKYLIIANVVVFLLEVATSEGRGSSPVINFLALDRGSLFPGFQIWRLLTYGFCHSTQTLGHIFFNMFILWMFGRMVEPVVGSREFLVFYLVSIVISGLCHVAISPNPVIGASGGVMAVVFLTAMYYPKMTVLLFFILPIELRWLAVLYAVVDLFGFVNPRSDGVAHFAHLGGAAFGVAYKYYGWNLSSGLLRKWDRFQSNRSVRKSKLKVYSEPDTRLSKASLDERVDAILEKISREGEASLTDQERELLKEASSKYKKR encoded by the coding sequence ATGGGGATCGAGAGTCGGGATTACCTGCGACACGAGAGTGAGGGAAATTACCGCTCTTTCAACATGTCATCCGGTGGCTGGGCGATCAAGTATCTGATTATTGCGAATGTGGTTGTCTTCCTGCTGGAAGTGGCGACTTCGGAAGGTCGGGGTTCTTCTCCCGTGATCAACTTCCTGGCACTGGACCGAGGCAGCCTGTTCCCAGGTTTCCAGATCTGGCGGCTGTTGACTTACGGCTTCTGCCATTCCACGCAGACCCTGGGCCATATCTTCTTCAACATGTTCATCCTCTGGATGTTTGGACGCATGGTGGAACCGGTGGTCGGCTCGCGTGAGTTTCTGGTCTTCTACCTGGTCAGCATCGTGATCAGCGGATTGTGTCATGTCGCCATCAGTCCCAATCCTGTGATTGGTGCTTCGGGGGGCGTGATGGCGGTGGTCTTTCTGACGGCCATGTACTACCCCAAGATGACCGTGCTGCTGTTTTTCATCCTGCCGATCGAGCTTCGCTGGCTGGCGGTGCTGTATGCGGTCGTCGATCTGTTTGGCTTTGTGAATCCCCGCAGCGATGGCGTTGCTCACTTTGCTCACCTGGGAGGCGCTGCCTTTGGAGTGGCCTACAAATATTACGGCTGGAATCTGTCGAGTGGCCTGCTGCGAAAGTGGGATCGCTTCCAGTCCAACCGGTCGGTTCGGAAAAGTAAACTCAAAGTCTATTCCGAGCCCGATACCCGTTTGAGCAAAGCAAGCCTGGATGAGCGGGTGGACGCCATTCTGGAAAAAATCAGCCGCGAAGGTGAAGCCAGTCTGACGGATCAGGAGCGGGAACTGCTCAAAGAGGCCAGCAGCAAGTACAAAAAGCGTTGA
- a CDS encoding YkgJ family cysteine cluster protein, with amino-acid sequence MSTVTVKRSDLKSGEVLCSYCTARCCRYFALPIETPTTWEDYDHMRWYIMHGHSAIFVDEDVWFLMVYGDCKYILPDYRCGNYEDRPQICRTYTTDDCEYDNDGTYDRLFETPEQIWEYAHAVLPPKKKKRKGKSKIKTENLPVVHV; translated from the coding sequence ATGTCCACTGTCACAGTAAAACGATCCGATCTGAAAAGCGGGGAAGTATTATGCAGTTACTGCACGGCACGTTGCTGTCGCTATTTTGCACTACCCATCGAAACGCCGACCACCTGGGAAGACTACGATCACATGCGGTGGTACATCATGCACGGGCACAGTGCCATTTTCGTCGATGAGGATGTCTGGTTCCTGATGGTCTACGGAGACTGCAAATACATTCTCCCGGATTACCGTTGCGGGAACTATGAAGACCGTCCCCAGATCTGTCGGACTTACACCACCGACGACTGCGAATACGACAACGACGGCACCTACGACCGCCTGTTTGAGACTCCGGAACAGATCTGGGAATACGCCCACGCCGTTCTGCCTCCGAAGAAAAAGAAACGCAAAGGGAAGTCCAAAATTAAAACTGAGAACCTTCCCGTCGTGCATGTGTAG
- the hisS gene encoding histidine--tRNA ligase, with protein MNKTLITPRTLKGFRDYLPSAMIPREQLIETAKSVYRSYGFSPIDTPALEYTEILTGKGGEESDKQMFRFEQGGRDVAMRFDLTVPFARFSAQNINELGTPFKRYHVGTVWRGENPQKGRYREFVQCDFDTIGTKSNAADIETLFIIHDLMLKIGFTDFKICINNRMILNGLLQLHNLESQSAAVLRALDKLAKTSPEAVIQEMQEQGGLTQQQAEQILALMTAQGTTAEILDSLEAQLKGNERGTQGVLNLRELFTAVERAGIPAERVVLDTSIARGLDYYTGTIYETFLDQMPGIGSVCSGGRYDNLAELFTTQELPGVGASLGLDRLLAAMQELNLLSEVSTPAPILVTQMDAVFTPEYLRLGRDLRQAGLNVEVYPDTKAIKKQFKYANRHGFKIVIVAGSDEFENQLWQVKDMQAGTQTAVKEEELLDVIQKILA; from the coding sequence GTGAATAAAACATTAATTACCCCACGTACGCTCAAAGGGTTCCGCGACTATCTTCCCTCAGCCATGATTCCCCGCGAACAGCTGATCGAAACAGCCAAGTCCGTCTATCGCAGCTACGGATTCAGCCCGATTGACACGCCAGCTCTGGAATACACCGAAATCCTGACCGGCAAAGGGGGAGAAGAATCGGACAAGCAGATGTTCCGTTTCGAGCAGGGGGGCCGCGATGTTGCCATGCGGTTCGACCTGACAGTTCCTTTCGCCCGTTTCTCCGCGCAGAACATCAACGAGCTCGGCACCCCGTTCAAACGCTACCACGTCGGCACCGTCTGGCGGGGAGAGAATCCGCAGAAGGGACGTTACCGCGAATTCGTCCAGTGCGATTTCGATACCATCGGTACCAAATCCAATGCCGCAGACATCGAAACGCTGTTTATCATTCACGATCTGATGCTGAAGATCGGCTTCACCGATTTCAAAATCTGCATCAATAACCGCATGATTCTCAATGGGCTGCTCCAGTTGCACAACCTGGAATCGCAGTCGGCAGCCGTCTTGCGGGCCCTCGATAAACTGGCCAAAACCAGCCCGGAAGCCGTCATTCAGGAAATGCAGGAGCAGGGGGGGCTGACTCAACAGCAGGCCGAACAGATCCTGGCTCTGATGACCGCTCAGGGAACGACGGCAGAAATTCTGGACTCACTGGAAGCACAGCTCAAAGGCAACGAACGTGGTACGCAGGGGGTACTCAATCTCCGCGAACTGTTTACCGCAGTAGAGCGGGCGGGGATTCCTGCCGAACGGGTGGTACTGGATACGTCCATTGCCCGTGGCCTCGATTACTACACCGGCACGATTTACGAAACGTTCCTTGATCAGATGCCCGGGATCGGCAGTGTCTGTTCGGGGGGACGCTACGATAACCTCGCTGAGCTGTTTACCACTCAGGAACTGCCCGGCGTCGGTGCCAGCCTCGGACTGGACCGTCTGCTCGCCGCGATGCAGGAACTGAACCTGCTAAGCGAGGTTTCTACCCCCGCACCGATTCTGGTGACACAAATGGACGCCGTTTTCACCCCTGAATACCTGCGTCTGGGACGTGATCTGCGTCAGGCGGGCTTGAACGTGGAAGTCTATCCGGATACCAAGGCGATCAAGAAACAGTTCAAATATGCCAACCGTCACGGCTTCAAAATCGTAATCGTGGCCGGCTCCGACGAATTCGAAAACCAGCTCTGGCAGGTCAAGGACATGCAGGCCGGAACGCAAACCGCCGTCAAGGAAGAAGAACTGCTGGACGTGATTCAGAAGATCCTCGCCTGA
- a CDS encoding HYExAFE family protein, whose translation MVIRRNHYESAFEDYLRSQKIPYVAVDEKRRALAQEASIKSLDFIVYSSQGPNLLIDVKGRTEIFDAPTRSRRWESWATREDIRGLFQWQELFGEGFISSLVFAYQLPPDSISNNLEKVYEFKENLYAFYLVPVDAYQDKMKPRSDSWQTVYLHQQDFQQLRQPVETLIQGSEPAELTGENREECGFPDADSTSG comes from the coding sequence ATGGTCATTCGCAGAAATCACTACGAATCCGCCTTTGAGGATTACCTCCGCTCCCAGAAAATTCCGTACGTCGCCGTGGATGAAAAACGCCGGGCACTGGCCCAGGAGGCGTCAATCAAATCACTGGACTTTATCGTCTATTCATCGCAGGGGCCAAACCTGCTGATTGATGTCAAGGGACGCACCGAGATCTTTGACGCCCCCACGCGTAGTCGTCGCTGGGAAAGTTGGGCCACCCGAGAGGATATCAGGGGGCTCTTCCAGTGGCAGGAACTGTTCGGAGAAGGCTTTATCTCCAGTCTGGTCTTTGCATACCAACTGCCCCCCGACTCCATTTCCAACAACCTGGAGAAGGTATATGAATTTAAAGAGAATCTGTACGCATTCTACCTGGTTCCGGTCGACGCCTATCAGGACAAAATGAAACCTCGTTCCGACAGTTGGCAGACCGTTTATCTGCATCAGCAGGATTTCCAGCAGCTCCGACAACCTGTAGAAACGCTCATCCAGGGCTCAGAACCCGCAGAATTAACCGGGGAAAATAGAGAGGAATGCGGTTTTCCAGATGCAGATTCGACTTCAGGCTGA
- a CDS encoding beta-ketoacyl-[acyl-carrier-protein] synthase family protein: protein MRPLSTVSEPEPRRVVITGIGLITPYAVGREASWQGICSGVSAIQPLDALSQQLNRPLAGGVIPDSSLSSASLSSSTPLQTEPSLTLALQAGAEAFEDAGLDLNHFNRETTGCVIGSSKGGMASFAQQAALSHQATSVAEQIPPDLWLQCFAGAASHSFAAHFNLQAAALTPVSACATGFSSIMRGAELIQDGVCDTVLAGSTDASLLPSVLASFHRMGVLASQFDNPSQACRPYDVRRNGFVVGEGAGILVLESLEQAQKRNVTPYAEWLTGGLGADSTHLMQFDPRAESLSHLINITLGRAGVSHKEVDYVNLHGTGTQINDVYETHALQKAFGSRAAALACSSLKGGMGHLLGAAGSVELALTLLAMRDGIVPPTLNLETPDPECPLNYTPQVAVSREIRTALKLSFGFGGHLSAGLVRKWDSDR from the coding sequence ATGCGACCACTGTCTACAGTATCTGAGCCTGAGCCCCGCAGGGTCGTCATCACGGGCATCGGACTGATCACCCCGTACGCCGTTGGCCGGGAAGCTTCCTGGCAGGGAATCTGTTCCGGCGTTTCCGCGATCCAGCCGTTGGATGCATTATCCCAACAGCTGAATCGTCCTTTGGCAGGCGGAGTCATTCCCGATTCCAGCCTCTCCAGTGCCTCGTTAAGCAGCTCGACTCCCCTGCAGACTGAGCCCTCCCTAACCCTCGCACTGCAGGCAGGCGCCGAAGCATTTGAGGATGCCGGCCTGGACTTGAACCACTTCAACCGGGAGACCACCGGCTGTGTCATCGGATCGAGTAAAGGGGGCATGGCCAGTTTCGCACAACAGGCCGCGCTCTCACACCAGGCTACATCTGTCGCAGAGCAGATTCCACCGGATCTCTGGCTGCAGTGTTTCGCAGGCGCAGCGAGCCACTCATTCGCCGCCCACTTTAACCTCCAGGCCGCAGCCCTGACCCCGGTCTCAGCCTGTGCCACCGGATTCTCAAGCATCATGCGCGGCGCCGAACTGATTCAGGATGGAGTCTGTGATACAGTTCTTGCGGGCAGCACTGATGCCTCACTCCTGCCCTCCGTTCTGGCCTCGTTTCATCGCATGGGTGTGCTGGCATCGCAGTTCGATAACCCCTCACAAGCTTGCCGTCCCTATGATGTCAGACGTAACGGATTTGTCGTCGGAGAAGGGGCCGGCATCCTGGTACTCGAGTCACTCGAGCAGGCACAGAAACGTAATGTGACTCCCTATGCAGAATGGTTGACCGGAGGCCTCGGTGCGGATTCCACACATTTGATGCAGTTCGATCCCCGGGCAGAGAGCCTGTCGCACCTGATTAACATTACACTGGGTCGGGCCGGAGTGTCTCACAAGGAAGTCGACTATGTCAATCTCCACGGCACCGGAACCCAAATCAACGATGTCTATGAAACGCATGCTTTACAGAAAGCATTCGGTTCCCGCGCCGCTGCGCTTGCCTGTTCCAGCCTGAAAGGGGGCATGGGCCATCTCCTCGGAGCAGCAGGGAGCGTGGAACTGGCGCTGACGCTGCTCGCCATGCGGGACGGAATCGTTCCCCCCACACTGAACCTGGAAACTCCCGATCCGGAGTGCCCACTCAATTACACGCCCCAGGTTGCAGTATCACGGGAAATCAGAACGGCTCTCAAACTCTCTTTTGGATTTGGAGGTCACCTGTCTGCCGGCCTGGTCCGCAAATGGGACAGCGACCGATAA